A single region of the Chryseobacterium culicis genome encodes:
- a CDS encoding CTP synthase, whose amino-acid sequence MSKKNTKYIFVTGGVTSSLGKGIVSASLGLLLKSRGFNVTIQKLDPYINIDPGTLNPYEHGECYVTEDGAETDLDLGHYERYLDAPTSQNNNVTTGKIYQTVIEKERKGDFLGKTVQVIPHITNEIKRRIKILSKQNYDIIITEIGGTVGDIESLPYIETVRQLKWELGESNSMVIHLTLLPYLASSGELKTKPSQHSVRQLMESGIMADVLVCRTEHKIPKDQRAKLAQFCNVPLDNVIECKDLETIYEVPMYLQKQNFDDVVLKELDLKSDKDADLKDWKSFLKKFQNPKKTVEIALVGKYISLQDSYISIAEAFKHAGADLETEVKVRWVYSGDITEENIKDTLKGVNGILVAPGFGDRGIEGKVLTAKYARENKIPMLGICLGMQIMTIEFARNVLGHTKANSMEFDTATPDPVISLMEEQKNVVDKGGTMRLGAWKCTLKNGSKLNDIYGTKNISERHRHRYEFNSDYLQEFEKNGFLATGTNPETGLVEALELPDHPFYVGVQYHPEYKSTVATPHPLFRAFIKACEKK is encoded by the coding sequence ATGAGTAAAAAGAATACAAAGTACATCTTTGTGACAGGAGGTGTAACTTCATCTTTGGGAAAGGGAATCGTTTCTGCTTCTCTGGGACTTCTACTAAAATCACGTGGCTTTAATGTAACGATCCAAAAATTAGATCCTTATATCAATATCGACCCAGGAACTTTGAATCCTTATGAACACGGAGAGTGTTATGTAACTGAAGATGGTGCGGAGACGGATCTGGATTTAGGCCATTATGAGCGTTATCTTGATGCTCCTACATCCCAAAACAACAACGTTACTACAGGAAAAATTTACCAGACTGTAATTGAAAAAGAAAGAAAAGGAGATTTCCTTGGAAAAACAGTTCAGGTAATTCCTCATATTACTAACGAAATTAAACGTAGAATTAAAATCCTTTCAAAACAGAACTACGATATCATCATTACTGAAATCGGAGGAACGGTAGGGGATATTGAATCTTTACCATACATTGAAACTGTTCGTCAGCTGAAATGGGAATTGGGAGAGAGCAATTCTATGGTAATCCACCTGACTTTATTGCCTTACCTGGCTTCAAGTGGAGAATTAAAAACAAAACCATCCCAGCACTCTGTTCGTCAGTTGATGGAAAGTGGAATTATGGCTGATGTTTTAGTATGTAGAACAGAACACAAAATTCCTAAAGATCAGAGAGCAAAACTGGCACAGTTCTGCAACGTTCCTTTAGATAATGTTATCGAATGTAAAGATCTTGAAACGATCTATGAAGTTCCAATGTATCTTCAGAAGCAGAATTTCGATGATGTAGTATTGAAAGAACTTGATCTGAAGAGTGATAAAGATGCTGATCTAAAAGACTGGAAGAGTTTCCTTAAAAAATTCCAGAACCCTAAGAAAACTGTTGAGATTGCATTAGTTGGAAAATATATTTCCCTTCAGGATTCTTATATTTCTATTGCTGAAGCGTTCAAACATGCAGGAGCTGACCTTGAAACTGAAGTAAAAGTAAGATGGGTATACAGTGGAGATATTACGGAAGAAAACATCAAAGATACTCTGAAAGGAGTGAATGGTATTCTTGTAGCTCCAGGTTTCGGAGACAGAGGGATTGAAGGAAAAGTTCTTACGGCAAAATATGCAAGAGAAAATAAAATTCCGATGTTGGGAATCTGCTTAGGAATGCAGATCATGACGATTGAATTTGCAAGAAATGTTTTAGGACATACAAAAGCAAACTCCATGGAATTTGATACAGCAACTCCAGATCCTGTAATTTCCTTGATGGAAGAACAGAAAAATGTGGTAGATAAAGGTGGAACAATGCGTCTTGGAGCATGGAAGTGTACATTGAAAAACGGATCTAAATTAAACGATATCTACGGAACCAAAAATATTTCTGAAAGACACCGTCACCGTTATGAATTCAACAGTGATTATCTTCAGGAGTTTGAAAAGAACGGTTTCCTTGCTACAGGTACCAATCCTGAAACTGGTTTGGTAGAAGCACTTGAACTTCCTGATCATCCATTCTATGTGGGAGTTCAGTACCACCCGGAATATAAAAGTACGGTAGCGACACCGCATCCTTTATTCAGAGCTTTCATTAAGGCTTGCGAAAAGAAATAA
- the yidC gene encoding membrane protein insertase YidC, with the protein MQQNNGIDKKQMISFAVLCLVLFGFMFYFQNKQTKEAELKAQEQKTEQAKNAVKQTQANNINPNVTPNAIQTASLGNNELKLEFSSLGGQVSKVELLKYKAYNHKTDNADQPLYLITKNNSNYGFQFKDKTGKTVNTKDLVFSPSVNGNAVTLTADYNGAVIQFIYTLLPKYTLDFKVRTQGLSKITSDNKADFIWDYNVRNLEKGRAQEQSHSEFSYAFNNYKDYDYDGRTTMEEEKETLNWIGVKQQFFTSVIEAKNGFTQSKGNQENVEEGEYLKKLNYEGFVQMTGSELNQDFTWYFMPLDLPLLKSYDKNFDEILPLGWSFIGAMNRYFFMWLYGIIAAWGLSAGWVIFVMTIIVKLILSPIMYKQHKLSAMMKVIRPEIDEVNAKFKDADPMKKQQATMEVYRKAGVNQMAGCLPALVQIPIFYALFRFFPNFIDLRGQGFWFAKDLTAYDDLIKLPFKVPFLGDHLSIFALACTVVILIYTVMTSGNMQQPQQEGMPNMKVLMYIFPVTFLFFLNTSASGLSWYYFVSNAINILIILVIKYVILDEKKIHAQIQSNKEKPKAEGKFQKRMREMMEKAQEQQKTQEQQRNKKK; encoded by the coding sequence ATGCAACAAAACAACGGAATCGATAAGAAGCAAATGATTAGTTTCGCGGTTTTATGCCTTGTTCTCTTCGGTTTTATGTTCTATTTCCAGAACAAACAAACGAAAGAAGCGGAGTTGAAAGCTCAGGAGCAGAAAACGGAACAGGCTAAAAATGCCGTAAAGCAAACTCAGGCAAACAATATCAATCCAAATGTAACTCCTAACGCAATCCAGACTGCAAGTCTTGGAAATAATGAACTGAAACTTGAATTTTCAAGCTTAGGAGGACAGGTTTCCAAAGTAGAGCTTTTAAAGTATAAAGCCTACAACCACAAAACAGACAATGCAGATCAGCCACTTTATCTGATCACTAAGAATAATTCAAACTACGGTTTTCAGTTTAAAGATAAAACAGGAAAGACTGTTAATACTAAAGATTTAGTTTTCTCACCTTCTGTTAACGGAAATGCTGTAACTTTAACTGCAGATTATAATGGTGCTGTAATTCAATTCATTTACACACTACTTCCAAAATATACCCTTGATTTTAAAGTAAGAACTCAGGGACTTTCCAAAATTACTTCTGATAACAAAGCAGATTTCATCTGGGATTATAATGTAAGAAACTTAGAGAAAGGTAGAGCTCAGGAGCAATCTCACTCAGAATTTTCTTATGCTTTCAATAATTATAAAGACTATGATTATGATGGAAGAACAACGATGGAAGAAGAAAAGGAAACTCTTAACTGGATTGGGGTAAAGCAGCAGTTCTTCACTTCAGTGATTGAAGCGAAAAACGGATTTACCCAAAGTAAAGGAAACCAGGAAAATGTTGAAGAAGGTGAATATTTGAAGAAACTCAACTATGAAGGCTTTGTTCAGATGACAGGAAGTGAGCTGAACCAGGACTTTACATGGTATTTCATGCCATTGGATTTACCATTGCTTAAATCCTATGATAAAAACTTTGATGAAATTCTTCCGTTAGGTTGGTCATTCATCGGAGCGATGAACCGTTATTTCTTCATGTGGTTATATGGTATTATTGCTGCTTGGGGATTATCAGCAGGTTGGGTAATTTTCGTAATGACAATCATTGTGAAACTAATCCTTTCACCAATTATGTATAAGCAGCATAAATTGAGTGCGATGATGAAGGTGATCCGTCCGGAAATTGATGAGGTAAATGCTAAGTTTAAGGATGCAGATCCGATGAAAAAACAGCAGGCTACAATGGAAGTTTACAGAAAAGCGGGAGTAAACCAGATGGCGGGATGTTTACCGGCATTAGTTCAGATTCCTATCTTCTATGCATTATTCCGTTTCTTCCCGAACTTTATTGATCTTAGAGGGCAAGGCTTCTGGTTTGCAAAGGATTTGACAGCTTATGATGATTTGATCAAGCTTCCGTTCAAAGTTCCTTTCCTTGGAGATCACTTAAGTATTTTTGCATTAGCTTGTACCGTTGTTATTTTAATCTATACTGTAATGACTTCAGGAAATATGCAGCAGCCTCAACAGGAAGGAATGCCAAATATGAAGGTATTAATGTACATCTTCCCGGTTACATTCTTATTCTTCCTTAACACTTCGGCTTCAGGACTTTCATGGTATTATTTTGTATCAAATGCGATTAACATCTTAATCATCCTTGTTATTAAATATGTGATTTTGGATGAAAAGAAAATCCATGCCCAGATTCAGTCTAACAAGGAAAAACCAAAAGCAGAAGGTAAATTCCAGAAGAGAATGAGAGAGATGATGGAGAAGGCTCAGGAGCAACAAAAGACTCAGGAACAACAAAGAAATAAAAAGAAATAA
- a CDS encoding SusC/RagA family TonB-linked outer membrane protein has protein sequence MKKLTASVFAVVLSSSFMMVSAQNTKDTLKTKNIEEIVVTGALGIKRKADAITNTQQVVTTKELNQASAPTAVQALTGKVSGLQINLTNNGVDPSYRVVLRGAKSITGNNQALIVIDNVISSADILQQIPPEAIENINVIKGLQGAALYGQQGVNGVIIVTTKRGTKSEKLQMTFNSSIDISNVFMLPKVQQKYGKGVQDEGWSDVDYGGTNYVPWENMSWGAAYDNPAIGGTMMPSGLPQADGSFIYEKYAPVKNFMNKFFSTGVLTQNGITATAGGSDSYVSFSANRTENNFVVEGDKLRQNSFIFKAGKKIGKLKIDGNINYINRIISTTNSSLYDDILQTPTNNNIKLYRNSGIEGYYTGYAVNPYWTIDHERYDRRSDYFSAILGLDYELNKNINITYNGNVTTRGMTYTRHNDGAIFTNTYNLPGASIDGITFGDLGNGDITSWFYESTSKERNYYGDLMINFDYELTDKIGLKFNIGNNIQDRTYNVTSVGGNNLDIPGWYHIKNVLNPDPFSSANLDNYQTNSRIIAGFANLDLSYNDYLFLNSTFRIEQSSVLSTRPYSTGKRTNPVYPYYSVGLSFVPTKAFANLKGDILNYAKITGSYTRVGNTTAVDPYRTDEIGVFPTGFPFNGLSSYINNQTPTSVDIKPEFVNTLDFGMSLGFLKDRIRLDASVYQSTTDDLITARTASSTSGLTSILDNVGKMRLRGLELDLGITPIKTSDFTWDMKVSYSTYRSKVLELADGADEVSLLSSSSAAVGIFAVKGSDFPVIKGSAFQRDDQGRIIVDSKGNPLTTSNLQVLGRATPDYILGFSTNIKYKGFTLSAMGDFRKGGKFVSFTKNLLAFTGGLEESAEFDRTQGYVVPNSVQNTGTAANPIYTPNNTPVGGAGTYTNVTNYFSSSAYRAVGENLVVDATALKIREIALSYDIPKSVLSSTFLNSLTIGVYSRNPFFKYADNNRNYADPETASTTGNAAGFAYTTQYPSTRSFGFNLKASF, from the coding sequence ATGAAGAAATTAACTGCGAGTGTTTTCGCGGTGGTACTGTCGTCGTCATTTATGATGGTATCAGCCCAAAACACGAAAGATACTCTAAAAACCAAAAATATAGAGGAGATAGTTGTTACCGGAGCCTTAGGTATCAAAAGAAAGGCTGATGCGATAACAAATACACAGCAAGTTGTAACGACAAAAGAACTGAATCAGGCGTCAGCACCAACTGCTGTACAGGCATTGACGGGTAAGGTTTCAGGTTTACAAATCAATTTGACAAACAATGGTGTGGATCCTAGCTATCGAGTTGTCTTAAGAGGTGCTAAATCTATCACGGGTAATAACCAAGCGTTAATTGTAATTGATAACGTTATTTCATCTGCTGACATCTTACAGCAGATACCACCAGAAGCAATCGAAAACATCAACGTAATTAAAGGTTTACAAGGAGCGGCTCTTTATGGTCAGCAAGGGGTGAACGGGGTAATTATTGTGACGACAAAAAGAGGAACAAAATCTGAGAAACTTCAGATGACGTTCAATTCGTCTATTGATATCTCTAATGTTTTCATGCTTCCAAAAGTTCAGCAGAAGTACGGTAAGGGAGTTCAGGATGAAGGATGGAGTGATGTAGATTATGGAGGAACAAACTATGTGCCATGGGAAAACATGTCTTGGGGAGCTGCTTATGACAATCCGGCTATCGGAGGAACAATGATGCCTTCAGGTCTTCCACAGGCTGATGGTTCATTTATTTATGAAAAATATGCTCCAGTGAAGAATTTCATGAATAAATTCTTTTCAACAGGAGTATTAACCCAAAACGGAATTACAGCAACAGCAGGCGGATCTGATTCATATGTATCCTTCTCTGCTAACAGAACAGAAAATAATTTCGTAGTTGAGGGTGATAAATTAAGACAAAACAGTTTTATTTTTAAAGCTGGAAAGAAAATAGGAAAATTGAAAATTGATGGTAACATCAACTATATCAATAGAATAATATCCACTACAAACTCATCATTATATGATGATATTCTTCAAACTCCTACTAACAACAACATTAAACTGTATAGAAATAGTGGAATTGAAGGATATTACACAGGATACGCTGTAAACCCATACTGGACAATCGATCACGAAAGATATGACAGACGTAGTGATTACTTTAGTGCTATCCTTGGTTTAGATTATGAATTGAATAAGAACATCAACATTACGTATAACGGAAACGTTACGACTAGAGGTATGACTTATACAAGACATAATGATGGTGCTATTTTTACTAATACATATAACCTTCCTGGAGCATCCATTGATGGAATTACTTTTGGTGATCTAGGAAATGGTGATATCACTTCTTGGTTCTATGAAAGTACTTCTAAAGAAAGAAATTACTATGGTGACTTAATGATTAACTTTGATTATGAGCTAACTGATAAAATCGGCTTGAAGTTTAACATTGGTAATAACATTCAGGACAGGACTTACAATGTAACATCTGTAGGAGGTAATAATTTAGATATTCCAGGTTGGTATCACATTAAAAATGTACTTAATCCAGATCCTTTCTCTAGTGCTAATCTAGATAACTATCAGACAAACAGTAGAATTATTGCAGGATTTGCGAATTTAGATTTAAGCTATAATGATTATTTATTCTTAAACTCTACATTTAGAATTGAGCAGTCTTCAGTATTGTCAACAAGACCTTATAGCACAGGAAAAAGAACAAACCCAGTTTATCCTTATTATTCGGTAGGTTTGTCTTTTGTGCCAACTAAAGCATTTGCTAACTTAAAAGGAGATATTCTTAACTACGCAAAAATTACCGGATCATATACAAGAGTAGGTAACACAACTGCAGTAGATCCTTACAGAACGGATGAAATCGGAGTATTCCCGACAGGGTTCCCATTTAACGGATTAAGTTCATATATTAATAATCAAACGCCTACATCGGTAGATATTAAACCTGAATTTGTTAATACTTTAGATTTCGGAATGTCTCTAGGATTCCTGAAAGATAGAATCAGATTAGATGCGTCTGTTTACCAATCTACAACTGATGACTTAATTACAGCAAGAACTGCATCAAGTACATCTGGATTAACAAGTATTCTTGATAACGTGGGTAAGATGAGACTAAGAGGTCTTGAACTTGATTTAGGAATAACGCCAATTAAAACAAGCGATTTTACTTGGGATATGAAGGTGTCTTACTCTACATATAGATCTAAAGTATTGGAATTAGCTGATGGAGCTGATGAAGTTTCTTTATTAAGCAGTTCTTCAGCAGCAGTAGGTATCTTTGCTGTGAAAGGTTCTGATTTCCCGGTTATCAAAGGAAGTGCATTCCAGAGAGACGATCAGGGAAGAATTATTGTTGACTCTAAAGGAAATCCTTTGACAACAAGTAATCTTCAGGTTTTAGGAAGAGCAACTCCTGATTATATTCTTGGATTCTCTACAAACATTAAGTATAAAGGATTTACTTTATCTGCGATGGGAGATTTTAGAAAAGGTGGTAAATTTGTATCCTTTACGAAAAACTTACTTGCATTTACAGGAGGTTTAGAGGAATCAGCTGAGTTTGACAGAACTCAAGGATATGTTGTTCCTAATTCAGTACAGAATACAGGAACTGCTGCTAACCCAATCTACACTCCAAATAATACACCAGTAGGAGGTGCAGGAACGTATACTAACGTTACTAATTATTTCTCAAGTAGTGCTTATAGAGCTGTAGGTGAAAACCTGGTAGTTGATGCAACTGCATTGAAGATTAGAGAAATTGCGTTAAGTTATGATATACCAAAATCAGTATTAAGCTCAACTTTCTTGAACTCATTGACAATTGGTGTTTATTCAAGAAACCCATTCTTTAAGTACGCAGATAATAACAGAAACTATGCTGATCCGGAAACTGCAAGTACAACAGGGAATGCTGCAGGTTTTGCTTATACAACGCAGTATCCATCAACTAGAAGCTTTGGATTTAACCTTAAAGCATCTTTCTAA
- a CDS encoding CDP-alcohol phosphatidyltransferase family protein — protein sequence MISVYKLKPKFQQLLTPVLLFFHRNKITANQITISSILLSVVIGILFWNADISKWFLLSLPVGLLMRMALNALDGMMARKFNQTSTLGEVLNEVGDIVSDVIIFFPLLKFQPESLYLIVVFIVLSIINEFAGLMGKIVGKERRYDGPMGKSDRALILGLYGLLTLFGVNITVVSPYIFGIIIVLLLISTYTRLKKSLNEA from the coding sequence ATGATTTCCGTATATAAACTAAAACCAAAATTCCAGCAGCTCCTCACTCCTGTTTTATTATTTTTTCATAGAAATAAGATTACAGCCAATCAGATTACGATCAGTTCTATTCTCTTATCCGTGGTCATTGGGATATTGTTCTGGAATGCTGATATTTCGAAATGGTTCTTGCTAAGTCTTCCTGTGGGATTGCTGATGAGAATGGCTCTAAATGCTTTGGACGGAATGATGGCCAGGAAATTCAATCAGACGAGTACTCTTGGTGAGGTTTTAAATGAAGTAGGTGATATTGTCTCTGATGTCATTATATTTTTCCCTCTTCTTAAGTTTCAGCCTGAGAGTTTATATCTTATCGTTGTCTTTATCGTTCTTAGCATCATTAATGAATTTGCAGGATTAATGGGGAAAATCGTAGGAAAGGAAAGGCGTTATGACGGACCTATGGGAAAAAGTGACCGTGCCCTTATCCTTGGATTGTATGGTTTGCTCACCCTTTTCGGAGTAAACATTACCGTTGTTTCCCCATACATTTTTGGAATTATCATTGTTTTACTCCTGATCAGTACTTATACACGACTTAAGAAATCTCTGAATGAAGCCTGA
- a CDS encoding phosphatidate cytidylyltransferase gives MKPEENKFADVPLRVKTWIYIIIVFALGVSHPLAMTILVSWISFQCFFEFSRMFKIYDSPLAPSIFISVLQFFMLYFLNTDVYLLYSFLITILIICRSVLKGSSVKQIYGISIALLICLIAFPNLLWIRNRFDGLNAIIFIVVVTELNDVFQYLMGKFFGKHKITPQISPNKTLEGLIGGIFITIILSNILGYFLLTTDIVTNSILGLVLGVSGFFGDIFMSYLKRKTGVKDTGSLLPGHGGLLDRMDSLVFNAPLFFWLFPLLIKN, from the coding sequence ATGAAGCCTGAAGAAAATAAATTCGCAGATGTTCCTTTACGGGTAAAAACATGGATCTACATCATTATTGTTTTTGCGCTGGGAGTTTCACATCCTCTTGCTATGACCATTTTGGTTTCATGGATAAGTTTTCAATGTTTTTTTGAATTTTCAAGGATGTTCAAAATTTATGATTCTCCACTTGCTCCTTCAATTTTCATAAGTGTTTTACAGTTTTTCATGCTCTATTTTTTGAATACTGACGTTTACCTTTTGTACAGTTTCCTTATAACAATCCTCATTATATGCCGTTCTGTACTGAAAGGTTCCTCCGTAAAACAGATATATGGAATTTCCATTGCCTTATTAATATGTCTTATCGCTTTTCCGAATTTGTTATGGATAAGAAATCGTTTTGATGGGTTGAATGCCATTATCTTCATTGTAGTAGTGACTGAACTGAACGATGTATTTCAGTATCTGATGGGTAAGTTTTTCGGAAAACATAAAATAACGCCTCAAATCAGTCCCAACAAAACACTGGAAGGGCTTATTGGTGGTATTTTTATTACGATTATCCTGAGTAACATCTTAGGGTATTTTCTGCTTACAACAGACATTGTAACCAATTCTATTTTAGGACTTGTTCTGGGAGTTTCAGGATTTTTCGGTGATATCTTCATGTCTTATTTAAAAAGGAAAACCGGTGTAAAAGATACCGGCAGCCTGCTTCCCGGACACGGTGGCCTTCTTGACAGAATGGACAGCCTGGTTTTCAATGCACCTTTATTCTTTTGGTTATTTCCTCTTCTGATAAAAAATTAA
- a CDS encoding ribonuclease HII has translation MELIKNWSNLYIEAGCDEVGRGCLSGPVVAAAVILDDDFKQNLVNDSKKLTFKTRMELDHYIKDNVKSYAIAELPPSFIDEHNILNASIHAMHRALDKLSITPELILVDGNKFHPYNYIPHQCIIKGDSKVLSIAAASILAKNYRDKLMIQLHEEHPEYGWDTNFGYATKKHQEALIKYGPTVHHRQSFRLKYD, from the coding sequence ATGGAGCTAATAAAAAACTGGTCAAACCTTTACATTGAAGCCGGATGTGATGAAGTAGGAAGAGGATGTTTAAGCGGTCCGGTTGTAGCAGCAGCGGTAATTTTAGATGATGACTTCAAACAAAATCTGGTGAATGATTCAAAAAAATTAACATTTAAAACCCGGATGGAGCTTGACCATTATATCAAAGACAATGTAAAAAGCTATGCTATTGCAGAACTTCCCCCGTCTTTTATTGATGAACATAATATCCTCAATGCAAGCATTCATGCCATGCATCGTGCACTGGACAAACTGAGTATTACACCGGAACTTATTTTGGTAGATGGGAATAAATTCCATCCCTATAATTATATTCCGCACCAATGTATTATTAAGGGAGATTCCAAAGTTTTATCTATTGCTGCTGCTTCCATTCTTGCCAAGAATTATAGAGACAAATTAATGATCCAGCTTCATGAAGAACATCCGGAATACGGCTGGGACACCAATTTTGGCTACGCCACAAAAAAACACCAGGAAGCCCTTATAAAATACGGCCCAACAGTTCATCACAGACAATCTTTCAGACTGAAATATGATTGA
- a CDS encoding SusD/RagB family nutrient-binding outer membrane lipoprotein has protein sequence MKKFKYTILGLIVASMTLTSCDHYLDINENPNNIHAEAITPTLLFPGAVAQTYRTQATWMNRFGGLMMNSYAGNSYSFGAPFGNEYTLNVDSSFYPQIWDGLYRNVGNFVAIEKYDNSTHKYDNYVAAAKVMKAFYMQTIVDLYGDAPYSQAFMGQANATPKYDNDEEIYRSLILGLNDAITLIDNGNAAALELGATDIVFQGTMDNWKRLANTVKLRMLVRMSKVTGSLATFRDQQLQTLAGANFIDSDVLVNPGYSAANDDQQNPFYGYYVRNSSNSQLQNNTLFTASEHIATCLNGNPYNMADNVYQKFNGIIDARRGRMFSLVAYNGLSVVKGVRQGATPGQPGAPTDLTTVSRFGNGWIFGQGSPSTTAQLTSVGSAKSGVLMTRSESNFLQAEAAVRYPSIFSNGQTKFENGIKASFDYLYATAGTSATYITAIQAKVGLGWNGTNDNKIEAIMTQKWLATAGINPTESFIDYNRTGFPVTPMATTSAKPNKPYRLMYPSSEYVANSANVPQISNAQCFTKNQTTPFWNQN, from the coding sequence ATGAAAAAATTTAAATATACAATACTTGGTTTAATCGTTGCCTCGATGACGTTGACTTCATGTGATCATTATCTGGATATTAATGAAAATCCAAATAATATTCATGCGGAAGCTATTACACCAACTTTATTATTTCCTGGTGCTGTTGCTCAGACTTATAGAACACAAGCTACATGGATGAATAGATTTGGAGGGCTTATGATGAACTCTTATGCTGGTAACTCTTATTCTTTTGGAGCTCCATTTGGTAACGAATATACATTAAATGTAGATAGTTCTTTTTATCCACAGATCTGGGATGGATTATACAGAAACGTAGGTAACTTTGTTGCTATTGAGAAATATGATAATTCTACTCATAAATATGATAATTATGTAGCTGCTGCAAAAGTGATGAAAGCATTTTATATGCAGACTATTGTAGATTTGTATGGTGATGCTCCTTATAGCCAGGCATTTATGGGTCAGGCTAATGCAACTCCAAAATACGATAATGATGAGGAAATCTACAGATCATTAATTCTTGGTCTGAATGATGCTATCACTCTTATTGATAACGGAAATGCTGCTGCACTTGAACTTGGTGCTACTGATATTGTTTTCCAGGGAACAATGGATAACTGGAAGCGTCTTGCGAATACTGTGAAACTAAGAATGTTAGTTAGAATGTCTAAGGTAACAGGTTCTTTGGCTACTTTTAGAGATCAGCAACTTCAAACTTTAGCAGGAGCAAACTTTATAGATAGCGATGTTTTAGTAAATCCTGGGTACAGTGCTGCTAATGATGACCAGCAGAACCCGTTTTATGGATACTATGTGAGAAACAGTTCCAATTCTCAGTTGCAGAATAATACATTATTTACAGCATCTGAGCATATTGCAACTTGTCTTAATGGTAATCCTTATAATATGGCTGATAATGTTTATCAGAAATTTAATGGTATCATTGATGCAAGAAGAGGAAGAATGTTCTCATTAGTTGCTTATAATGGTCTTTCAGTTGTTAAAGGAGTTAGACAAGGTGCTACACCAGGACAGCCGGGAGCTCCGACTGATCTTACAACGGTTTCAAGATTTGGAAATGGTTGGATATTTGGTCAAGGTAGCCCTAGTACTACTGCTCAGTTAACATCGGTTGGATCTGCGAAATCTGGTGTGTTAATGACACGTTCAGAGAGTAACTTCCTTCAGGCTGAAGCTGCTGTTAGATATCCATCTATCTTCTCTAATGGTCAGACTAAGTTTGAAAATGGTATCAAAGCATCTTTTGATTATCTATATGCTACAGCGGGCACTTCTGCTACATACATTACTGCTATTCAGGCTAAAGTAGGTTTAGGTTGGAATGGTACTAACGATAATAAGATTGAAGCGATCATGACTCAAAAATGGTTAGCTACTGCAGGAATTAACCCTACGGAATCTTTCATTGATTATAACAGAACTGGTTTCCCGGTTACCCCTATGGCAACAACTTCAGCGAAGCCTAATAAACCATACAGATTAATGTATCCGTCATCTGAATATGTAGCTAACTCAGCGAACGTTCCTCAGATTTCAAATGCTCAGTGTTTTACTAAGAACCAAACGACTCCATTCTGGAATCAGAACTAA